In Meleagris gallopavo isolate NT-WF06-2002-E0010 breed Aviagen turkey brand Nicholas breeding stock chromosome 3, Turkey_5.1, whole genome shotgun sequence, one DNA window encodes the following:
- the RNMT gene encoding mRNA cap guanine-N7 methyltransferase: MADLTKTEEKEVEKSLDEKVEGTSRASESDSGINLEGNSSTSGTTHSMENENKLASGDQGSGLKRSVADVEGEPPKKVPSEAGHGQAVAAHYNELQEVGLEKRSQSRIFYLRNFNNWTKSVLIGEFIDRVRQKKSDITVLDLGCGKGGDLLKWRKGRIKKLVCTDIADISVQQCKQRYEDMKARCRYNERIFDAEFIQADSTKDLLSSKYSDPDTRFDICSCQFVYHYSFETYEQADMMLKNACGNLSPGGYFIGTTPNSFELVKRLEASETNSFGNDVYSVKFEKKGEYPLFGCKYDFHLEEVVDIPEFLVYFPLLEEMAKKHGMKLVYKMTFREFYEEKIKNQEHKMLLRRMQALEVNMELTSFFQIVFYILLIICEITEIPVVDIMQLSKDHLKY, from the exons ATGGCTGACTTAACcaagactgaagaaaaggaagtggAGAAGAGTTTGGATGAAAAAGTGGAAGGAACATCTCGCGCTTCAGAGTCAGATTCAGGTATCAATTTGGAAGGCAATAGCTCAACTTCAGGTACAACGCACTCCatggaaaatgagaacaaactTGCTAGTGGTGATCAGGGCAGTGGCCTGAAAAGGAGTGTAGCAGATGTTGAAGGTGAACCTCCTAAGAAAGTCCCG AGTGAGGCAGGCCATGGGCAAGCTGTAGCTGCACATTATAATGAGCTTCAAGAAGTTGGGTTGGAAAAACGCAGCCAGAGTCGCATATTCTACCTCCGAAACTTTAATAACTGGACAAAGAGTGTCCTCATTG gGGAATTTATAGATCGCGTACGACAGAAAAAGAGTGATATTACTGTTTTGGATCTGGGATGTGGCAAAGGTGGAGACTTACTGAAATGGAGGAAAGGCAGAATTAAAAAACTTGTCTGTACAG ATATTGCTGATatttctgtgcagcagtgcaAGCAGCGATACGAAGACATGAAAGCCCGGTGTCGTTATAATGAACGTATTTTTGATGCAGAATTTATACAAGCAGATAGTACCAAG gatCTTCTGTCTTCAAAATACAGTGATCCAGACACACGCTTTGACATTTGCAGCTGTCAGTTCGTTTACCATTACTCATTTGAGACATATGAGCAGGCTGATATGATGCTTAAAAACGCCTGTGGGAATCTCTCTCCTGGAGGTTATTTCATTGGCACAACTCCAAATAGCTTTGAGCTTGT AAAGCGACTTGAAGCTtcagaaacaaattcatttgGGAATGATGTATACAGTGTAAAATTTGAGAAGAAGGGAGAATATCCTTTGTTTGGCTGCAAATATGATTTCCACTTAGAAGAAGTTGTTGATATCCCCGAGTTCTTGGTTTATTTTCCGTTACTGGAGGA AATGGCAAAGAAGCATGGTATGAAGCTAGTTTACAAAATGACATTTCGGgaattttatgaagaaaaaatcaagAACCAGGAGCATAAGATGCTGCTAAGAAGAATGCAGGCCTTGGAGGTAAATATGGAGTTAacatctttctttcaaataGTATTTTATATCTTGTTAATTATTTGTGAAATAACTGAAATTCCTGTTGTGGACATTATGCAATTAAGTAAGGACCACCTTAAGTACTGA
- the LDLRAD4 gene encoding low-density lipoprotein receptor class A domain-containing protein 4, with product MSREQLNSTAVKDARLRDLLLERAELEFVQIIIIIVVITVMVVVIICLLNHYKLSTRSFINRQSQSRRQEDTLQTEGCLWPSESSVSRQGASEIMYAPRSRDRFTAPSFMQRDRFSRFQPTYPYMQHEIDLPPTISLSDGEEPPPYQGPCTLQLRDPEQQMELNRESVRAPPNRTIFDSDLIDISMYNGGPCPPSSNSGISATNYSSNGRMEGPPPTYSEVMGHYPGSSFFHHQHSNAPPSSQRGSRLQFQQNNSESTIVPSKGQDRKPGNLV from the exons ATGTCCAGGGAGCAGCTTAACAGTACCGCGGTGAAGGATGCACGGTTAAGAGACCTGTTGTTGGAACGAG CTGAACTGGAGTTTGTTCAAATCATCATTATCATTGTGGTTATAACTGTTATGGTGGTAGTGATCATCTGCTTGTTGAACCATTACAAACTCTCGACGCGCTCCTTTATCAACCGTCAGagccaaagcagaagacaggaGGATACTTTGCAGACA GAAGGGTGCTTGTGGCCTTCGGAAAGCTCGGTTTCACGCCAGGGTGCTTCAGAG ATTATGTATGCTCCAAGGTCCAGGGACAGGTTTACCGCCCCATCTTTTATGCAGCGGGACCGTTTCAGTCGCTTCCAGCCTACTTACCCGTACATGCAGCATGAGATTGACCTTCCTCCAACCATTTCCCTCTCGGATGGGGAAGAGCCGCCACCATACCAAGGCCCGTGCACCCTTCAGCTCCGGGACCCAGAGCAGCAGATGGAGCTCAACCGGGAATCTGTCAGGGCACCGCCCAACCGAACCATTTTTGATAGCGACTTGATAGACATTTCCATGTACAATGGGGGCCCCTGCCCACCGAGCAGCAATTCGGGCATAAGTGCAACCAACTATAGCAGTAATGGAAGGATGGAAGGACCACCCCCGACGTACAGCGAGGTCATGGGGCACTACCCAGGCTCCTCGTTTTTCCATCACCAGCACAGCAATGCTCCTCCTTCCTCGCAGAGGGGGAGCAGACTTCAGTTTCAGCAGAACAATTCAGAGAGCACAATTGTCCCCAGCAAAGGCCAAGACCGGAAACCAGGGAACCTGGTCTAA